In Microbacterium sp. zg-Y818, the genomic window CGGACACTCGATGGGCACGCAGGTCGTCACGGAGCTCGCCGTGCGGCATCCTGCGCTGGTCGACCGCATCGTGCTGGTCGCCCCGACGGTGGATGCCGCCGCCCGGGGCGCCTTGCCCCAGCTCGGCCGCCTGGCTCTGGATCTCTTCATCGAGAGCCCCAAAGTGGTCTTTCTCGGCGCCCGCGAGTACGTGCGAGCGGGACCGCGCCTGCGGCGCAAGACCCGGGCGATGCTCGCGCACCGCCCGGAGCTGTCCTACCCCAAAGTCACGGTCCCGGCGCTCGTCATCCGCGGCGAGAACGATGTCGTGTGCCCCCGCGCGTGGTGCGCGCGGGTCGCGGCCGCCCTGCGCACGCGCGTGGTGGAGATCCCCGGGCACGGACACGAGACGATGATCCGCGACGCCGCCCCGGCCGCCCGTGCGATCCTCGCCGAGCTCGGAGTTCAGCCCGTCGAGACCTGACGCGCCAGCTCTGAGATCTCTTCGTCGGGCAGGTGGATGCCGGACTGCTCGAGACGCTGGCGCAGCACCTCGACGATGCGCTCGTGCGGTTCGATGGACACATCCGAGCGCGTCTGCGCGACGATCCCCGCGACCTTGTCGACCTCGGGCGCGTTGTTCTGCGCCATCGCCGGGAGTCGCTGCTCCTGCTCGCCGGAAAGGTCGGCCTGCTGCGTCTCGCTGACGGTGAGCGTGCCGCGGTTCTCGTCCTGCCCGTAGTGCTCGCTGCCGTCGTCGGTCACGCCGATGCCGACCGCCGCGTGGGTCGGCTCGGGCGCGGGGGCCGCGGAGCCGTCGACAGGAGCGGGCACGCCGTCCGGCCCGTCGCCGGCCTGCGTGGCGGGGTCCACCGCGTCGGGGCTGTCCGCCGCCGTGTCACGGAGGGATGCCTCGTCGACGCCGCCCTTGTCGGGCAGATTGTCACCGGTGCTGTCGAACTCGTTCTCGCGCTCGGTCATGATTCCTCAATTCCCAGGTCGGGGTCGGCTCCTCGGGACGGTGCGGGCGACTCCACGTCGCCGACGTCCACGGGCGCATCGGACAGATCGGGCGATCCCACCGAATCGGCGTTGCGTTCCCGCGCCTCGATGTCATCGATGCCTTCCCAGCCCCCCGGCGGGTCGGCGTTGATCACTCCCTCGGGCAGCTCCTGGTCCGCGTGGTCGGTCATGGTGCGCTCCTCTCGTCGCTGTCCCCACTCTGACCTCCACCCGGCCCGGGCGCACGGGGTTGACGGATGCACGCGCCCCGCGTAGGGCGGCGGCGTCAGACCGTGCGGGCGGTGCGCAGGATGCCGCGGTGCTCGGGATGCCCCTCGAACCAGTCGGCGACGTACCAGCAGGTGGGGATCACGGTGCGGTCACCGCGGGACTCGAGCTCGGCGACGGCGCGCGACACCACCTCTGCCGCATAGCCGTGGCCGCGGTGGGTGGGCACCGTGTAGGCGCGGGTCATCGCGACCGTGCGCCCGTCGTCGCGGTAATCCAGCACGCTGACGAGGTCATCGCCGCGCAGCAGCGCCCAACGGGAGGCATCCACCTGTTTCTCGAAGCGCAGGTCCTTCATGCCGCCAGGCTACGCCTCGCGTGGGACAGCGGGGCCGCAGAACCGCGGCGCGGTGCACGGACCGCCGACGGTGCCATCGGAGTCGTCGATGTTCGCCCCGACGGCTGAGCACTCTGTCATATTTCGTCATCCGGCGGCCGGGATCACTGAGCGGTTTGACGCATTCCGACTACGTAGGTCATAATCGGCCACATGACTGACAACGCACGCTCTCTGTCCGCCTGGGAGGCGAACGGGACTGCCGGCATGATTATGCCCGGCCGCGCTGTCATGTGTTGCCGAATGTGTCGCTGACACGATGACCCCCGCCGGGTTTCTGTCGCACCTCTGATCTGAGCGACGCGACCGAGCCCCCGAGCACCGCGCTGAGCGCCCACCCCCGCGCCACTCGCTGCTTCGACACACGGCCCGCCTCCGGGCTCCGCAACGCACACCCGAACCCGCTCCAGGCGCACCGCCCGGGTTCCACCCGCTAGGACCTCACTCCCATGTCGAACATCGCCCTGCTGGACCGCCCGACCACCTCCCGCCACCTTCGCGCCGTCGAGGACGTCGCCCCGGCGACCGCTCCCCCGGCCGCCGTGACCGCTGCGCCGCCCGCGGCCCGGCCCGTCCCCGCCGGCACCGCGCCGCGCGGATTCGCCCTCTACGTCGGCATCGACGAGGTCAAGGCGGCACAGGACGGCGTATCGCTGTCTGCCCTCGTGGCGGCCCTACGGCGCACGCTCGGCGAGCTGGCACCGCACGCCGAGACCTACGCCACCGTCGCCCTCGCCCCCGCCGGTGCGGGTGGCCGCGACGTCGACGTCGTGCGGCTGGCGCTTCACGAACCCAGCGCAGTCGCCCGCACCCAGCAGGACGAGCCCGACGAAGACGCGGCCCCCGGCGGCGTGACCGTCGACATCTCTCGCAAGCGCGTGCTGATCGACGGCGCGTCGGCGGCGTTCACCTTCAAAGAGTTCGAGCTGCTGCAGTACCTGGTGCTGCGGGAGGGCCGCACGATCGAGCGCGCCGAGCTCGTCTCGTCGCTCTGGCAGGGCACGGGTGAAGACGAGACACCCGGCGAGCGCACCATCGACGTGCACGTCCGACGCCTGCGCGCGAAGCTCGGCCGCTACGAGGACATCGTCCGCACGGTGCGGGGAGTCGGGTACCGGTTCGACCGGCACGCCGACGTCGTGATCCGCTACGGCCACGGCAGCCCCTCCCCCGACCGCTTCTGACCGCAGCGCGCGGCATCGCGCTCGCTTCACCTGTCGCGTGTTGTCGCTTCGGCGACGTGGAACCCGCAGCACGCGTCAGGCGAGAAGATGCCAGCCTCACGATCGCCTTGATGTAAAGGGTACTTGTCTGTAAAGTACCCTTTACATAGAAGCGACGACACGGGACGCTTCGTCCGGTGGAGAGGTGGATGACATGGATGGCAGCACGACGACGAAGAGCCGTTGGGGGCGCGCGCGTTTCGGCGGAGGTTCCGCGACGCTGTGGGGCACGTCGCTGATGATCGGCGTGGTCGTCTCGGCCTGCGGGGGCGGGCTCTTCGTGGCGCTGAATCCCGATGAACGAGCCGGGCTCGCTTTCGCGGTCGTCATGGCGGGGACCCTGCCCGCCGCGGCCGCACTGGGCTGGGGATTGCTCGTGGACCGCTCGACGATTGCGGGAGCAGTCGCGAAACCGGACGATTCCATCGAATCCGATTGGTATCAGAAGGCGGCCGGCGGCGCCTTCCATGATGTCCTCCTCGTCGGCGGGCTCGGCGCAGCGGCATTCTCATTCGCACGGATCGAGGCATCCGTCGGCGTGGTCCTTGCTGCCGTGGTCCTCTTCGCGATGCTCGACTGCGCAGCGCGCTACCTCTGGGTGAAGAGGTCAGCCACCTGATGCGGAACACCCTCTCGCAGCGCCGCCAAGATCTCGGATGGTCCCAGCAACGACTGGCAGACGAGCTGGGAGTGTCGCGCCAGACGATCATCTCGATCGAGAAAGGCCGGTACGACCCGTCGCTCCCCGTGGCGTTCCGGCTCGCAGCCGCTTTTCACTGCAGCATCGAAGACCTTTTCCTCTTCGAGGAGGACGCCGCCCCCTGAGGCGGCTCGGGCCCATCGTCCGCCCCCTCGATGCACCCCGCCCAGCGGGATGTCGGCGGGGTGCGCGTAGTCTCGACGGCATGGAGACGGCAGAGCGGAGACGGATGCCGCGCGCCGCCGTCCCCACCAGCGCCGCCACCGGCACCGGCCCCACCGCAGTGGCCACCGTGGCACCGACGCACGCCCGCCCACTTGAGACCGAGTACCGCCCGCGGGTGCCGATCGACGCGGCGCGGGCCATCCGCTACCAGCGCCACGGCGCCGGCGACCCGACGTTCGCCGTCGACGGCCCGGTGCTCTGGCGTGCGAGCCTCACCCCCGAAGGCGTCGCGACGCTCGCGATCCGCGCCGAACGAGACCGCATCCGGGCGGCGGCGTGGGGACCGGGTGCCGAGTGGGCCCTGCACCAGCTGCCGGCGCTCTGCGGCGGGCTGGACGACCCGAGCGGCTTCGAGGCCGAGCGGCATCCGCTCATCGCCGAGGTGCACCGCCGCAACCCGGGCCTGCGCATCGGTCGCACGGACCTCGTCTTCGAGGCCCTCGCGAGCGCCGTGATCGAGCAGAAGGTCACCGGCATGCAGGCGTTCGGGGCGTGGCGGGTGCTGGTGAGTCGCTTCGGGCAGCGCGCACCCGGCCCCACCCCGAAGCCTCTGTTCGCCCCGCCCTCCATCGACGGCTGGCGGCACATCCCGAGCTGGGCGTGGCACCGCGCCGGGGTCGAGCCGCCACAGGCGCGCACGGTGGTCGAAACCGCCCGGCGCGGCGATTCGCTGATCGCCGCGGTGATGGACGCCGGTGGCGGCGAAGCCGTCGACCGCGTGCTGATGAGCCTGCGGGGCATCGGCATCTGGACCTCCGCCGAGACCCGCATCCGCGCCCTCGGCGACCCCGACGCCGTCAGCGTCGCCGATTACCACCTGGCTCACGAGGTGGGCAACGCCCTGACCGGCCATCGTGTCGACGACGACGGGATGCTGGAGCTGCTGGAACCCTGGGCCGGTCACCGGCAGCGCGTGATCCGGCTGATCTACGCCAGCGGCGTGCGCGAGCAGCGTCGCGGGCCGCGCCTTCACCCCGAGGACCACCGCGACCGCTGAACCCGCGCTCTTGTGACGGCACCGTGCCCAGACCACACTGGAGCCGTGGCGCGCGCGGCGCGCATCCACACCTCGACGAGAGGGAGCGAGATGGCCACTCTCAACCCGTATCTTTCGTTTCGCGACCAGGCCCGCTCGGCCATGACCTTCTACCAGGGCGTCTTCGGCGGCGACCTGCAGATGTCCACGTTCGGCGAGCACGAAGGGATGGGGCAGGACCCCGCCGAGCGGGACCTCGTCATGCACGCGCAGCTGACCACGCCCGACGGCTTCGTGGTCATGGGGTCGGACACGCCCCGCGCCCTGCCGTACGCTCCACCCGCGGGCATCGCCGTGTCGATCAGTGGAGATGACGAGGCGCAGCTGCAGCGGTTCTGGGATGCCCTGGCGGACGGCGGCAAAGTCACCCTGCCGTTCGAGACGCCGCCGTGGGGCGGCCGGTTCGGCATGCTGGCCGACCGGTTCGGCGTGCCCTGGATGCTGGCCCTGAACGCGCCGTCCTGATCCGGTGCCGCCGCCCCACGACCCCCGTAGGCTGTCGGCATGACCGACCCTCGCAGTGAGTCCGGCTGGCCCCGCGGCCGCACCGGATGGATCGCGGGCAGCGCGATGCTGCTCGTGCTCGGCGTGCTGTTCGGCATGGTGATGAGCAACGTCTGGCTCGGAGTGGTGCTGGCCGGTGCCGTCTCGATCGGCTGGCTCATCGCGTACGAGTCGTGGCGCGGCCGCAGCACCGGCATCTACGACCGCGACGACGACGGCGCGCAGCTGTGAGCGACGCCCTCGGCACCGGTCAGCTGTAATACAGCGCGACTGGACGGCCGTCGATCTCGCGCACGTCCACCGGCGTCTCGTACACCTCGCCCAGCACCTCGGGCCGCATGATCTCGGCGACCGGGGCGTCGGCGACGACCCGACCGTCGCGCATCGCCACGATGCGGTCGGAGTAGGTCGCGGCGAAGTTGATGTCGTGCAGCACGACCACCACGACCTTGCCGAGTTCGTCGGCCATGCGGCGCACGAGCTTCATGATCTCGGTCATATGCCGCACGTCGAGGTTGTTGAGGGGTTCGTCCAGCAGCACGTACTTGGTGTCCTGCGCGAGCACCATCGCGATGAAGGCGCGCTGGCGCTGCCCGCCTGACAGCTCGTCGAGGAACCTGGTGCGAAAGGCGTCGAGATCGAGGTACGCGATCGCGCGGTCGATGTGCTCGCGGTCCTCTACCGTCAGGCGCCCCTTGGAGTGGGGGAAGCGCCCGAACTCCACGAGATCCTGCACGGTCAGGCGCGCGGCGATGTGGTTGTCCTGCCGCAGCACCGCGAGGGTCTTCGCCAATTCCGCCGACGAGGCGGTGCGCACATCCATCCCGTCGACGGTGACGGTGCCGGCATCCGCAGCGATGAGCCGCCCGACCAGCCCGAACAGCGTCGACTTGCCGGCGCCGTTGGGGCCGATGAGCGCCGTGACGCCCTCCGCGCCGAGGGTGATCGACACGTCGTCGAGCACGGTCTGCCGGTTGTAGCGCTTGGTGACGCCGTCGAGCACGATCATCGCGCCCCCTTTCGCAGCACGAGGTAGAGGAAGAAGAGTCCGCCGGCGAACTCGATCACGATCGACAGGCTCGCGCCGAAGGCGAAGACGCGCTCGAGCAGCAGCTGCCCGCCCACGAGGCACAGCACGCCCAGCAGAGAGGCGACCGGGAGGGTCCACCGGTGACGGAACGTCCCGGCGTACGAGTACGCGAGGTTCGCGACGATGAGTCCGAAGAACAGGATCGGGCCGACGAGGGCGGTGGATGCCGCGACCATCACCGAGACGATCGCGAAGAGAGCCATGATGACCCGCTTGTGGTTGACGCCCAGTCCGACGGCGGCAGGCTCCCCCAGGGTGAGCACGTCGAGGGTGTTCAGGAGAGGGACGACGGCGAGGCACCCGAGCGCGACGAGGATGCCGGTGAGCAGCAGCAGCGTCTCGTCGGGCCGCGTCAGCGACGCGAAGGCGGTGTCGGTGAGCACCTGGAAGTCGAGCGGGTCCAGCATCCGCTGCATCCACTCGGTGAAGCTGCGGAAGAACGTGCCCAGCACGATGCCGACCAGCAGCATCAGGTGGATCGAGCGGCGCTTGCCGCCGAAGAGCCAGGTGAAGAGGAACACGCTGAAGGCGACCATGACGGCGACCTGCACGAGCCACAGCACGACGGGATCGGTCCGCAGGAACGCGGTGGACCCGAGCGTGAAGACGATGACCGTGGAGATCAGCATGTAGAACGCGTCGAAGCCCATGATCGAGGGCGTCAGGATGCGGTTCTGGGTGATGGTGTGGAAGACGACCGTGGATACGCCCACCGCTACTGCGACGACGACCATCGCCACGACGCTGGCGCTGCGGATCTTCAGCGCGAAGGCGAGAGAGCCGGGGACCCCGGTGAAGAGGTACAGGGCGGTGAGCACGACGACGACGACGACGAGCGCGGCCAGGCGCACGCCGGGGCGTGCGCACGCCGACGCGGCGCGGGTGAGGATGCCGCGACCGCTGTGCGCGGAGGTCGCGTCACGGTGCCGCGGAGCGAGATCAGTGCGCACGGCTGCCCTTCCGCAGGAGAAGCCAGAGGAAGAGAGCCGCCCCGATGACGCCGACGATGACCGACAGCGGGATCTCGTAGGGGAAGCGGATGACCCGGGCGAGGATGTCGCATGCGATCACGAACAGGGCGCCGAGGCCTGCGACCCACGGGATCGAGCGGCGGACGTTGTCGCCGATGATGAGGCTGACGATGTTGGGGACGACGAGCCCCAGGAACGGGATCATGCCGGCTGTGACGAGCACCGCCGCGGTGATGACGGCGACGACGACCATGCCGATGCCGATCACGCGCCGGTAGTCGAGCCCCAGGTTCGTGGCGAAGTCCTCGCCCAGGCCGATGACGCTGAACCGGTCGGCGGCGATCCAGGCCACGACCACCATGACACCGGCGACCCAGACGTACTCGTAGCGCCCCGCCATGATGGTGGCGAAGCTGCCCTGCGCCCACTGCGACAGCGACTGCAGAAGATCCAGGCGGTAGGCGAAGAAGGTCGTCACGGCGCCGACGATGCCGCCGAGCATGATGCCCACGAGCGGCACCAGCACGAGCTGACGCACGGGCACGGCGCGGATCACGCGCATGAACACCCAGGTGCCGAAGAGCCCGAAGAGCGCGGCGATGCCCATCTTTCCCATCATCGCCATGCCGGGCCACAAGACGATCGCGAAGAGCATGCCGAGCGTTGCGAACTCGGTGACCCCGGTCGTCCCTGGCTCGACGAACTTGTTGCGCACCAGCATCTGCAGGATGAGCCCGGCGATGCCGAGGGACGCGCCCACGAGCAGCACCGCGACAGTCCGCGGGATGCGACTGGCGGCCAGCAGGAACGCCGCCGTGCCGTCGGCGCCCCCCTCGAGCACGGTCGCCGGCGACACGTCGGAGACGCCGATGAACAGGCTCGCGACGGTCAGCACGACGAGGGCGACGCCGATGAGCGCCCCCACCCACGTCCGCCGGGGGCGGGTGGGGGCGGGGGCGCTCGTCGCGGACAGTGTTGCGGTCACCGCACGGGATCCTTTGGGTCAGATCCTCAGTCGGCGATCTGCAGCACGTCGTCGATCATGATCTGCGTGGTCTGGATTCCACCGAAGACGATGTACCAGGCGGTGGGGTCGAGGTAGACGATCTGGTCGTTCTGGAAGGCCGTGGTCTGCTTGACGATGTCGTTGTCGAGCACCGTCGCTGCCGCCTGGGCACCCTCGGCGCTGGTCGCGGCGTCGCGGTCGACGACCCACAGGAAGTCGGGGTCGTGCTCGAGCAGGAACTCGAACGACACCGGCTCGCCGTGCGTGGCACCCTTGACGTCCTCGACCGCCGGCTCGACGCCGAAGACGTCGTAGATGAGTCCGCCGCGGGCGTTGCGGCCGGTGGCGTCACCCTCGGAGGGCGCCATCGCGTTGAGGCGGCCGCCGGAGACCATCAGCCCCAGGCCGGTGCCGGCCTCGGCCGTGATCGCCCGGGCCTCGGCGATGCCGTCCTCGAGCTGCGCAAGCGCCTCGGCTGCCTCGTCCTCGGCACCCAGCACCTCGCCGAGGAACGTGGTGTTGCGCTCGAGGGTCTCCTGGAACGACCCCGCGATGCTGAGATCGACCGTCGGCGCGATCTCGTTGAGGTCTTCGAACAGTCCGGCGGAGCGGCCACCGATGACGATCAGGTCGGGCTGCTGCGCCTCGATCGCGACCAGGTCCGCCTCGAAGAGGGTGCCGGCGTTGAACGCGTCGTCGGCGAGGTGGCCCTGCAGGTAGTCGGGCACCGAGTCCAGCGGAGCACCCGCAACCTCGCCGCCGAGCGCGCCGATCGTGTCGAGGCTCGCCATGTCGAACACGACGATGGTCTCGGGGTTCTTCGGAACCTCGACGGTCGTCGGCTCGTACGCGGGTTCCTCGTCCTCACCGGCGGTGTTGCGGTCCCACGAGAACGTCACCGTCCCCGCTTCGTCGGCCGCCGGGGCGTCGGCCGCGGCCTCGTCCGATCCGTTGGCGCAGCCTGTGAGAGCCACGGCTGTGACGAGGGCGAGGGATGCCGCGATCAGGGGGCGGGTCGTGCTCATGCGTGTGTCATCTCCTGGGAGCGACGGGCACCGGGCGCGACGCAGCAGACGGCGGCGCTCCCGACGTCGACGTCGATGGGGGGCGGATGGCGTCCCGGCGCGATCTCTCGTTCGGGACCTTGGATAGGCTAGCCTAACCTCATGACGACGTCGACTCCGGTGAGCTCTTTCCGCATTGGACGCCAGCGCCTCGACCTGCGGTTCCGCACGGCGAGACTGGTCGCCCGGACGTGGCTCACCTCCACCTACGTCCGGATCCGGCTGGAGGGCCCAGACCTGATCGGATTCGACTCGCCGGGATCGGACGACCACATCAGGGTGTTCTTCCCCGACGCTGCTCCCACCTCTGTGGAGGAGCTGCGCGCAGCCCCGAACCGCGAGTACACGCCGCTGGCGTGGGACGGCGACGGTGGGTGGCTCGAGATCGAGTTCGCCGTGCACGACGGCGGCGTCGCGGCGCAGTGGGCGGCACGGGCCCCCCTCGGTTCCGTCGCCGGCGTCGGCGGTCCGCGCGGCTCGATGCTGATCGAGGGCACACCGGGCGCCTGGTTCCTCGCCGGAGACGAGACGTCGGTGCCCGCGATGCGCCGGTTCGCGAGCACCATGGATGCCGCCGCCGTTGGCCGCATCCTGGTCGAGGTCGTCGACGCCGACCACGAGCTGCCGATCGACGCTCCCCCGGGTGTCGTCGTGGAGCAACTGCACCGTGGCACAGACGTCCCCGGCAGCGCGCTGGCCGGGCGCCTCGACGCGCTCGGCGCCGACGACCGCCCGGCGGGCGACGTGTTCGCGTTCGTCGCGGCGGAGCAGGCGATCGTCAAGCCCGCTCGCGCGTTGCTGCAGGAACGTTGGGCGCTGCCCGCCGACACCTTCGTGGCGAAGGGCTACTGGAAGCGCGGCGAGAGCGAGTACCACGCGCCCCACTGAGCGCGCATCAGTACCAGTCGGTCGCCTGCGAGTGCGCCCACGCCGCACAGGGCGTGCCGTACGCACGGGAGATGTAATCCAGCCCCCACCGGATCTGGGTGGTGGCATTCGTCTGCCAATCCGGGCCGGCCGCGGCCATCTTGTCTGCGGGGAGGGACTGCGGAATGCCGGTGGCGCCACTGGACGGGTTCACCGCCTGGTAGTTCCAGTCCGACTCCTTCTGCCAGAGCGAGTTCAGGCACTGGAACTGGTCGGCACCCCAGCCGTACTGCGTCGCCGCCAGGTGTGCGGCGGTCGCCCTGGCCCCTTCGGGCGTGTTCGCCGCGGCGAGCGCCGCCGCCGCTTCGGCCTCAGCCTGTGCCGCCGCTGCGGCGGCCTCGGCCTCGGCCTTCTGCTGCAGAGCGAGGTCGAATCGGGCGCGCAGATCGGCGGTTTCAGCCTCTACATCGTCGGTGTGCGCCTCGACATCGTCGACGACGTCGATCTCGCGCAGCAGCTCCACACCCTCGGCGCCCGCGAGCTCCTCAAGAGTGTCCTGCAGGTCGACCGTGTCGACCTCGGCATCACCGCCGACGTCCAGCCCCGACTGCGCCACCTCCGCGGTGAGCGCCTCGCCGGCGGCCAGCGCCGCGTGCGCGGCATCCACCGTCGCCTGCGCGTCGTCGGCCACCTCCTGCAGGGCGGGGGCGACCGCGGTGTCCGAGGCGAACGGCAGCTCGGCCGCGACGGCGGCAGCGCCGGAGGTGAGGAATCCCCCGAGCAGCACTCCGGCGCCCACCGCCAGAGTTGCGGTGACCCGGCCGCGGTGGCGGCGGGTGGACTGTGCGCGCAGGGCGCGGCGGGAGGACGGGACGACGTGATCAGAGTGCATGAGAACGCGCGGGAGTTCGGGTCCGCCGGCGCGGCGGCGACGGGCGCCCTCGGGTTGGGCGCGTGTTCCACCCTCGCCCCTCCGTCTGGACGTCGCCCCGACTGCGCCTCAGAGCGACGTGGGAACCCGCAGTGTGATCAGTCCGAACGACCGAGGGGGCTGGCGCGTCACATCTCCTCGTGCGTGTCGGGGTCGCCGTCCCAGAGCCGCCCGCGCTCCAGCCCGCTGAGGAGTGCGATCTCGTCGTCGGTCAGCGCGAATCCGAAGACGTCCGCGTTCTCGCGCTGACGCTCGGCGCTCGCGGACTTGGGGATCGGGGTCGAGCCCAGCTGGGTGTGCCACCGCAGCACCGCCTGCGTCGGGGTGACCCCGTGAGCCGCGGCGATCTCGGCGAGCACCGGCTCGGCCAGCAGCTCGCTGCGCCGTGCCAGGGGACTCCAGCTCTCGGTGCGGATGCCGCGTGATTCGTGGAACGCCCGCAGCTCGGACTGCGGGAAGTAGGGGTGAAGCTCGACCTGGTTGACAGCCGGCACGACGCCCGTCTCCTCGACGAGCCGCTCGAGCATCGCCCGGGTGAAGTTCGACACCCCGATGCTGCGCACCGTCCCCCGCTCCCGCAGCTCGATCATCGCCCGCCAGCTGTCGACGTACTCGTCGACCGAGGGGTTGGGCCAGTGGATCAGGTAGAGGTCGATGCGGTCCAGGCCCAGGCGGTCCAGCGAACCGGCGGCGCTGACGAGGGTCTTCTCGTAGCCGTGGTCACGGCCAGGGAGCTTGGTGGTCACGATGAGCTCGTCGCGGATGCCGCTGCGCCGCACCGCCTCACCGACCTCGGCCTCGTTCTGGTAGTTCACCGCCGAGTCGAGCAGCCGGTAGCCGCTGTCGATCGCCGCGACCATCGCCTCGACGCCGTCGTCGCCGCGCAGGTTGTAGGTGCCGAGCCCGAGCTCGGGAAAGTCCGTGCCGTCGTTGAGGGAGACCGTGGGAATCGTGATCATGCGCCCACGCTACGCCCCGGCATCCGTCACGGGGCCGGCGTGGTCAGCCCAGCAGCGCCTCGATCGTCGTGATGACGCCGTACTCGGCGTTGGAGGGCGCGCGGTGGCGTGCCACGGCGACGACGTCGGGGTGCGCGTCGGCCATGGCGTAGGACCAGTCCGCCGCCTGCAGCAGCTCGATGTCGTTGAGGTAGTCGCCGAACGCGGCCGTCTGGGCGGGGGTGATCCCCAGAGCCCGCTGCAGGTTCCGCAGCGCGACGCCCTTGTTCACCCCGGCGTTCATGATGTCGACCCAGTGCTGGCCGGAGACGACCACCTGGTGGGT contains:
- a CDS encoding phospholipase, translating into MHSDHVVPSSRRALRAQSTRRHRGRVTATLAVGAGVLLGGFLTSGAAAVAAELPFASDTAVAPALQEVADDAQATVDAAHAALAAGEALTAEVAQSGLDVGGDAEVDTVDLQDTLEELAGAEGVELLREIDVVDDVEAHTDDVEAETADLRARFDLALQQKAEAEAAAAAAQAEAEAAAALAAANTPEGARATAAHLAATQYGWGADQFQCLNSLWQKESDWNYQAVNPSSGATGIPQSLPADKMAAAGPDWQTNATTQIRWGLDYISRAYGTPCAAWAHSQATDWY
- a CDS encoding aldo/keto reductase; protein product: MITIPTVSLNDGTDFPELGLGTYNLRGDDGVEAMVAAIDSGYRLLDSAVNYQNEAEVGEAVRRSGIRDELIVTTKLPGRDHGYEKTLVSAAGSLDRLGLDRIDLYLIHWPNPSVDEYVDSWRAMIELRERGTVRSIGVSNFTRAMLERLVEETGVVPAVNQVELHPYFPQSELRAFHESRGIRTESWSPLARRSELLAEPVLAEIAAAHGVTPTQAVLRWHTQLGSTPIPKSASAERQRENADVFGFALTDDEIALLSGLERGRLWDGDPDTHEEM